GGGCGTCGCTGGGCAGGCGGACCGAGGGCCAGAGCTGCAAGGACACCTCGGACAGCACGCGCGGCGTATGCCAGGCCGCGCGGCCCAGCATCACGCCGTCGAACTCGGCCGCCGCGCCCACCGACTGGGCCGCATCGGCCAGGCCGCCGTTGAGCACGAATACGGAATCCGGAAAATCGCGCTTCAGCCGCGCGACCACGTCGTAGCGCAGCGGCGGGATTTCCCGGTTGTCCTTGGGCGACAGGCCCTTGAGCACCGCGTTGCGCGCATGGGCGATGAAGACGCGGCAGCCGGTGTCGTGGATCTTGCCGACGAAGTCGCGAACGAATGCATACGAGTCGTCGTAGTCCAGCCCCAGGCGATGCTTGACGGTCACGGGGATGTCCACGGCGTCCTGCATGGCCTTGATGCAGTCGGCGACCAGGTCGGGTTCGGCCATCAGGCAGGCACCGAACGCGCCGCGCTGCACGCGCTCCGAGGGGCAGCCGCAGTTCAGGTTGATTTCGTCGTAGCCCCATTGACGGCCCAGCCTGGCGCATTGCGCCAGCGCGTCCGGCTCGCTGCCGCCCAGCTGCAAGGCCACGGGATGCTCGGCCTCGTCGAAATCCAGGTGCCGCGCGACGTTGCCATGCAGCAGCGCGCCGGTGGTGATCATTTCCGTGTACAGCCGCGCCCGCGGCGCCAGCAGCCGGTGGAAATAACGGCAATGGCGGTCGGTCACGTCGATCATGGGGGCGACGCACAGGCGCCAGTCGGGGGAGTCCAAGAATAGCTCGTCAAAACAAGGGGATGCGGTATTTTACGGCCCCCGCGGAGATTCTGCCCGCCGCGCTGCCAGCGGTCTTGCGCAGCGCGCCCGCCATGTGGTCTAAAATTGCGCCGCGGTCGCCCGGACAGGCGCGCCCGCGCCCAAGCCGCCCGCCCGTCAACCCCTGGTTTCCTCAAGCTCAATGGCCGTATTCACCCCCGTATCCGACGACGACGCGCGCGCCCTGCTGGCGCATTTCGACCTGGGCGAATTCATTTCGCTGCGGGGGATCACGGCAGGTATAGAAAACACCAACTACTTCCTCTACACCTCGCGCGGCGAATATGTATTGACGCTGTTCGAGGTGCTGACGCACGCGCAGCTGCCGTTCTATATCGAGCTGATGCACCAGCTGGCCGAACGCGGCATCCCGGTGCCGCAGCCGCAGACCCTGCGCGACGGCACGCGCCTGACGACCCTGCACGGCAAGCCCTGCGCCATCGTCACGCGCCTACCGGGCGGCTACGAACCCGCGCCCGGCGCAGCGCATTGCGCACTGGCCGGCGCCACGCTGGCCCGCACCCATCTGGCCGCCCAGGACTTCCCGATACGCCAGCCCAATCTGCGCGGGCTGTCCTGGTGGCTGGAAACCGCCCCCAAGGTCATGCCCTTCCTGGACGAAGGCCAGGCCCGCCTGCTGTCGACGGAATTGGCCGAACAGCAGGCCGCCAGCGCCACCGCGTCCTGGCAAAGTCTGCCCTCGGGTCCTGCGCACTGCGACCTGTTCCGCGATAACGTGCTGTTCGCCGGTACCTTCGACGACCCCTTGATGGGCGGTTTCATCGACTTCTATTTCGCGGGCTGCGATACCTGGCTGTTCGACGTGGCGGTCAGCGTCAACGACTGGTGCATCGAGCGGGACACCGGCGCGTTCATTCCCGAGCTGGTGCAATCCTGGCTGCGAGCCTATGCCGAGGTGCGGCCCTTCACCGACGCCGAACGGCAGGCCTGGCCGCTGATGCTGCGCGGCGCCGCGCTGCGCTTCTGGCTGTCGCGCCTGTACGACTATTTCCTGCCCAGGCCGGCCCAGACGCTGAAGCCGCACGACCCCCGCCATTTCGAAAGAGTGTTGCAAGCGCGCCACCTCCCGGGCCTGCCGGAGTTGCCGTAACAATCGTGCCCCCCATAATGGGGGGCACAGCGCGTT
The Achromobacter sp. AONIH1 DNA segment above includes these coding regions:
- a CDS encoding homoserine kinase, with protein sequence MAVFTPVSDDDARALLAHFDLGEFISLRGITAGIENTNYFLYTSRGEYVLTLFEVLTHAQLPFYIELMHQLAERGIPVPQPQTLRDGTRLTTLHGKPCAIVTRLPGGYEPAPGAAHCALAGATLARTHLAAQDFPIRQPNLRGLSWWLETAPKVMPFLDEGQARLLSTELAEQQAASATASWQSLPSGPAHCDLFRDNVLFAGTFDDPLMGGFIDFYFAGCDTWLFDVAVSVNDWCIERDTGAFIPELVQSWLRAYAEVRPFTDAERQAWPLMLRGAALRFWLSRLYDYFLPRPAQTLKPHDPRHFERVLQARHLPGLPELP
- the dusA gene encoding tRNA dihydrouridine(20/20a) synthase DusA, which gives rise to MIDVTDRHCRYFHRLLAPRARLYTEMITTGALLHGNVARHLDFDEAEHPVALQLGGSEPDALAQCARLGRQWGYDEINLNCGCPSERVQRGAFGACLMAEPDLVADCIKAMQDAVDIPVTVKHRLGLDYDDSYAFVRDFVGKIHDTGCRVFIAHARNAVLKGLSPKDNREIPPLRYDVVARLKRDFPDSVFVLNGGLADAAQSVGAAAEFDGVMLGRAAWHTPRVLSEVSLQLWPSVRLPSDAQVVDAMTAYAARQVAQGVPLRVMTRPMLGLVNGQTGARRWRRMLSDPTLLAANNPGLIYDAWRTQTQAPSRHDATLEAAQAGI